In Coleofasciculus chthonoplastes PCC 7420, the sequence GATTGATAAACAGGGTAATGTTTCCGATAGACGGGCGGGTCGAATTGCGACGGAGGTGAATCGCCGTCTTTGTGAAAAGATTCGAGACAAGGTTAGCTTGGATTTTGAAGGGGACTATTTCTTTGAAACCGTCAGCGAACACCGGGCGGTATTTGTGTTACGGGGTCAGGGATTAGGGGGAAATTTACCGGATACTGATCCGCAAACCACAGGCGTTCCCGCTAAAGATCCGACGCCTGAATCAGAAGACTCCAAGAAAACCGCCGAGTTGGTGCGATCGTTTATTGATCAGGTACAGCAGGTTTTAGCCGATGAAGACCAAGCTACTGGGATTTTAATGCGTGGGTTTGAACGCTATCAACCCTTGCCAGCCATCCGCGATCGCTTTAAACTTGATGGGGTTTGTGTGGCTGATTATCCCATGTATCGCGGCGTGAGTCGCTTAATCGGCATGGATGTTGTCCCGCGTCCCGGTGGCATGAAACAACGGTTTCAAGCGCTGCAAGAGGTTTATGGGGAAAAGTACAACTTCTATTTCCTCCATGTTAAGCATTCCGATAGTAAGGGAGAAGATAGTAACTTCGAGGGTAAGGTAAAAGTCATTGAAGAAGTGGATCAGCTTTTACCGTTAGTTACTGAACTTAATCCTGATGTGTTAGTCGTGAGTGCGGATCATTCCACCCCGGCGGTAATGGGACAACACAGTTGGCATCCTGTCCCCGTGATGATTCATAGTAAATATGCCAAAGTGGATGATGTCGCAACATTTGATGAATATGCTTGTGGGCGGGGGATGTTAGGATTGCGTCCTGGAGTGCAGTTGATCGGGTTAGCGTTGGCACATGCGGGACGATTACGCAAGTACGGGGCGTAATTCATCAACATAAATCCGACACGTAGGGGCGCATAGCGATGCGCCCTTCCCATAGCTTTGTTTGTGTGGTTCCGCGATTTCAATCGCCTCCTCATACCGAGTTGCGTTCTATCATGTCATTCTGAGCGAAGCGAAGAATCTGGATAGATGCTTCGCGTCACTCCGTTTCACTGCGTTCTGCTCAGCATGACAGATTCTACGTTAGACTGCAACTTGGTATCAGCTATTGGGGAAGCTTGAGAGAGGGGAGCACGAGGAGAGCAGTTTTTCAAACATGTTGTTGAAGCGTCTGGAATAGGGGGAAAGTAGGGGTAGATTTAGGTGATTCCGTTTCAGGGTACTTTAGCGTAAAATCGAAACATAAGTACATAATTAGAACTAAAACGCAACAGGGGCATCTGTCAACGATGGAAAGTAAAAGCACTCAAAGTCAGCCAGATATGAAAAAACCTGAAATGCAAATGAGACGGATTACCAGTTATCAGGCACTGTGGAGACCCCTGGATAATAAAGGTCACTTTTGGTTTACCTATTTTGATGGCGACAGAGAACGCACAGAAGATTTAGATGCAGACAATTTCCGAATCATGCTCGATATCTTAGATACAGAGAAGCCGATTTTTGGCGATCACTCCACATCTGCTGTTGCCGTACATTGGCCCGACAATGATATCCAGACTGGAGCATGGGCATAATTGGAACAGAGATAGACAAGATGGGGGAGGTGAAAAAAAGGAAATGATATGAAGCAGGTGGGATGAAACGAATTACCAGCTATCAGGCATTGTGGAAATCTCTGGAAAACAAAGGTCACTTTTGGTTTACTTATGCTGATGGTGAACAAGAACGCACCGCTGATTTAGATGCCAAGAACTTCCAGATGATTCTGGAAATGCTGGGAACCCAGAAGCCAATTTTCGCCGATCGCACCACCTCGACTGTGGCATTACATGGGGTAGTTTCCCAGAAACGCAAGTGAGGTTCCGCTTGGAGATTCGCACTGAGGAGGGGAGAAGAGGGAGCTGAGGAAGCTGAGGGCGCTGGGGAAGCTAGGGAAGCTGGGGGAGATGAGTAAGTTAACTCAAAGCTCTACCTTACCTATTGCCTATTGCCCATTGCCTATTGCCTGTTCCCTGTTCCCTGACAAATGACGAATGACGATCCTCACCCCTGCTGACTGACTGATGGGATGTGATCTAACACAATTGTTAAGAAGTTTCACCAATGGTGCCTTTCCCCTGAATAATGATATAAGGAGAATTTTTTGGGAGAGGTTATTATGGCTTACGTATGCGAGATAGGCACGGGCCACAGAGTTTACCTCGATAATCAAGGAACACAGACAGTTGTCACCACCCTCAGTGGGAGTCCAGGACAGCAGCAACAAGCCAGTAACGGGTTTCAAACCGGAAACTGGACATCACCGCCGGAGGTATTCCGCACGCCTAACGGTGTGGTGTTAAAGATTTCTACAGCGCAAGGAGATCATTTTATCCAAGTGCAAGGAAGCAGCATGAGCGTAACCAGTGGAACTCCGTCTAGTTCCCAACAAATGCAAGTGCAGCAAGTCGATAGCACCCCCGCTTCATCCATGCCTTCAATGGAACCGATGAAGCCCATGGAACCAATGAAACCCATGGAACCGATGAAGCCGATGAATATGGGAGACATGCAAATGAACATGAACCCCATGGAAATGCGGATGGGCAATATGGAAATGCGGATGGGATCGGGATCACCCGCGTCATCGTCGTCTTCAGCGCAAAGCAGTAAACGGTTTTGCCCTCAATGCGGCTCATCTCTGACGCCTAGCGCTCGCTTTTGTTCAAGTTGCGGACATCAGCTAAATTAACGGCGATCGAAGAAACTCGAACAAGGTACACCATCGATTGTCAAGTCATCGTGGTGTAGCATAGCTAATTCGGTGGATTAGATTCCGTTGGGTTTCCTTGCGTCAACCCAACCTACAACTTCCATTCAGAAACCGTAGGGGCGCATAGCGTGCGCCCATAAAATCGACAAAGCTAATCCACCATTTTAGGTGTGTCAATCCAGTCGGTTGGATTTAACTCAGATCTTGCCATTGTGTAGGTTGGATTTCGACTTCGCTCAACCCAACAAAATCTGGTTTGCTTCCAAACTCTAATCCAACCTACGCCTTAACATAAGTAGTCGGACAAAACTAATGTTGACGGTTGGGATGAGACAACAGGCATAACGAATGACAAATGACGAATGACAAATGACAAATGACGAATGACAAAAGGATGACCAATGCCCATTAAAGTTAGCCTAAATCATCAACTTGCTTATCACTTCGAGCGCCCCATTATTCTAGGTCCTCATACCCTAGGATTACATCCATCCCCTCACTGTCGCACACCCATTCAAAGTTATTCTCTAACCATCCAGCCTCAAGAGCATAATTTAACCTGGCAAAATGACCCCTACGGGAACCGCCTCGCCCGGTTGAATTTCCCCAAGCCTACCGATACTCTCGCGATTGAAGTCGATATTATTGCCCAACTGCAACCGATTAATCCCTTCAATTTCTTAGTTGAACAGTATGCTGAACGCTATCCCTTTAACTATGATCCCCAACTCCAAAAAGAACTGAGTCCCTTCCTAGACATCAGCGAATCAGGAAAACTCTTATCTGATTGGGTAGAAGAAAATCGAAAAAATGACATCTACATTACCGGATTTTTAGGGGCAATTAATCAACAGCTTGCCCAAGATATTACTCATACTATCCGGTTAGAAACTGGGATTCAATCCTGCGAAGAAACCCTGACCAAAAAAGTCGGTTCTTGTCGCGATACCGCCTGGTTACTGGTGCAAATCTTGCGACATTATGGTTTAGCGGCGCGATTTGTTTCCGGCTATCTGATTCAACTCAAAGCAGACAATCCCCCTGTTGATGGACCCCCAGGCATCGAAGCCGATTGTGCCGATTTTCACGCTTGGGCAGAAGTCTATCTTCCCGGCGCTGGTTGGATTGGTTTAGATCCCACATCCGGGTACTTAGCAGCGGAAGGACATATTCCCCTCGTCTGTACTCCAACCCCAGAGGCGGCGTCTCCGGTGAGGGGTACAAGTGAACCCTGCCCGTCTCAGTTAGAGTTTGCGGTGAAGGTATCGCGCCATGAGAACATCGCCAGCCCCAGTAAACCCTATACAGAAGCCCAATGGCAACAGATTGATAGTTTAGGTAAAGCCGTAGACGAAACCCTACACCGTGCAGGTGTGGGCTTAACCATGGGAGGTGAACCCACCTTTGTCTCCATTGACGATTTTGAATCTCCCCAATGGCAAATTGCCGCCCTCGGTGACGAGAAACGCAAAATTGCCGGACAGTTACTCAAACGTTTGGAAGCCCGGTTTTCTAAAGGAGGGGGATTACTGCATTATGGGTTAGGAAAATGGTATCCGGGTGAGATTTTACCCCGATGGGCATTAGGATGCTACTGGCGCAGTGATGGTACTCCGATTTGGCGGAATCGAGAGTGGTATGCAGAGGAA encodes:
- a CDS encoding 2,3-bisphosphoglycerate-independent phosphoglycerate mutase, which produces MDISTVWEDLAWQQGGKIVYLILDGVGGLSDLDKGGTELQVAQTPNLDQLAKESSCGLLEIVGPGITPGSGPGHLSLFGYDPLKYNVGRGVLSALGIEFDLKENDIAARVNFATIDKQGNVSDRRAGRIATEVNRRLCEKIRDKVSLDFEGDYFFETVSEHRAVFVLRGQGLGGNLPDTDPQTTGVPAKDPTPESEDSKKTAELVRSFIDQVQQVLADEDQATGILMRGFERYQPLPAIRDRFKLDGVCVADYPMYRGVSRLIGMDVVPRPGGMKQRFQALQEVYGEKYNFYFLHVKHSDSKGEDSNFEGKVKVIEEVDQLLPLVTELNPDVLVVSADHSTPAVMGQHSWHPVPVMIHSKYAKVDDVATFDEYACGRGMLGLRPGVQLIGLALAHAGRLRKYGA
- a CDS encoding zinc ribbon domain-containing protein, whose translation is MAYVCEIGTGHRVYLDNQGTQTVVTTLSGSPGQQQQASNGFQTGNWTSPPEVFRTPNGVVLKISTAQGDHFIQVQGSSMSVTSGTPSSSQQMQVQQVDSTPASSMPSMEPMKPMEPMKPMEPMKPMNMGDMQMNMNPMEMRMGNMEMRMGSGSPASSSSSAQSSKRFCPQCGSSLTPSARFCSSCGHQLN